DNA sequence from the Parasphingorhabdus cellanae genome:
CGCTATTGAGATGCGGATTCTTTCGCCGCTGCTGCCAGGAAAGTCAGTGAACATGGCTTCGACCAGGTTCGGCACAAGATAGGTCAGGTTTTTGGACCGGGACATGGCCTCTGCTTTGCCTTCAAATAACCGTTCGCCGTCGACTTTCCGGTCAATTCTCAGATCGAGCTCCGAAGTATAAACGGTGAAACTGCGAACGCCGCCATAGCCGGAAAAGCCGTGGCCGCCGAACAGGAACGGATCATAATAGCCTAACCGATAGTGATGGCGGCCATAGAAACCGCGATGGCCACGAAAGCCGCGGTATCCGGTCGCAAAAAACGGATCATAGTCTGCCACCACCTTTTCGCGGCCATTGTCGACATCATAGTCCAAGCTGACAATGAGCTGCGCGGCTGCCGGATCGTCGCTGGGCTGATAGCCAAGGTCAGCCATGCGTTGTTCGACGAGCGCCG
Encoded proteins:
- a CDS encoding DUF4136 domain-containing protein, whose amino-acid sequence is MKLTIFAPVAFLALGACASPFRADVQRFEALPPAQGQSFAVVAGDPELSGGLEFGQYAALVEQRMADLGYQPSDDPAAAQLIVSLDYDVDNGREKVVADYDPFFATGYRGFRGHRGFYGRHHYRLGYYDPFLFGGHGFSGYGGVRSFTVYTSELDLRIDRKVDGERLFEGKAEAMSRSKNLTYLVPNLVEAMFTDFPGSSGERIRISIAPEKK